ATTTGGATGAGCCTCCTGCTTCGTCCGGAACTTGCCCCGATCCAGGCCCCCCAACTTACTTTACTTGCAGCAACAGTTCTCGCGGAATTAATCTCACACTACTCTGAATTGGACCCTAAAATTAAATGGCCCAATGATATTTTAGTAAATCACAAAAAAATCTCCGGCATTCTTACGGAAATGCAGGCAGAGCAGGATCAAATTCAGTACGTAGTATTAGGGATCGGGATCAACGTAAATCAGGAAGAAGATGAAATTCCTGAAGAAATCCGCCATAAAGCATCATCTTTAAAAATTGAGTCCAACAAAACATGGGAAGTTCAAACAGTCATTCAACATATACTGCGTTTATTTGAACAGACTTATGATCAATATTTGGATTCTGGTTTTGAACATGTTAAAAGTATCTGGGAGCATTATGGCTACCGTATTGGAGAAGAAGTTAAAATTTCGACAATGAAACGTTCGTGGAAAGCGTTTTTAGTAGGAATTGAACCAGATGGTGCGCTGCTAGCAAGAGATGATTCCGGCAATGAAGAGAAACTTTATTCTGCTGAGATTCATTGGGGAGAAGGAGGATATCATGCTTAATAGGACAAAATTATTAACAATGAAAGAAAAGAAGGAAAAGATTGCTATGATTACGGCTTATGATTATCCATCAGCATTAATGGCTGAGAAATCTGGAGCTGACATGATTCTGGTGGGAGACAGCCTGGGAAACGTTGTCCTTGGTTATGATTCAACGATACCAGTAACGTTAGATGACATGATTCACCATGGGAAGGCTGTACGAAGAGGGGCACCTGATACTTATATGGTTGTAGACATGCCGTTTATGACGTACCATGTTTCAGTTGAGGATGCTCTCCTAAATGCAAGAAGGCTGTATCAGGAAACAAGAGCAGAGGCTTTAAAAGTAGAAGGCAGCGGGGAAGTCCTGGAAGTCGTAAGCCGAATGACTCAAGCAGGTATCCCTGTGGTCGGACATCTTGGACTAACACCACAGTCAGTAAATGTTCTCGGCGGTTATCGGGTCCAAGGAAAAGATAAGCAAACGGCAAAAACTTTGCTCGACGAAGCTAAGGCAGTGGAAGCTGCTGGTGCAATTGCACTCGTAATGGAATGCGTGCCGCGTCAGCTTGCAGCAGTAATCTCTGAAAAACTGGAAATCCCGGTTATTGGTATAGGCGCAGGAAAGGAATGTGATGGACAAGTTCTCGTCTACCACGATATCTTACAGTACGGCTCTGATAAATTACCGAAATTTGTAAAGACCTATATAGATAGTAATCATTTACTTGGGGAAGCTGTAGAATCTTATGTAAAAGACGTGAAATCAGAAGCCTTCCCTGAAGAACAGCACACTTTCACTATGGATCCATCACTGCTCGAGGACATTGAAGGTGAATCGTAATGCAAGTCATTCATAAGATTGAAAAAATGCAGCGTACTTCTTCAGAATATTTTATGAACGGTAAAACAATTGGATTTGTCCCTACAATGGGCTATTTACATGAAGGGCATCTGCAGTTGATAAAAGAAGCACGCAAGCAGAATGATATCGTCATCCTCAGTATATTTGTAAACCCTCTACAGTTTGGAGCCGGTGAAGATTTGGATACGTATCCAAGGGATGAAGAGAGAGATATGCAGCTGGCGGAAGAAAACGGAGTAGATGTCGTCTTTTTACCATCAAGAGATACCATGTATCCACAACCTTTATCGCTTAGTATCTCAGTTGACAAGAGAGCAGACGTCCTGTGTGGACGAAGCCGTCCCGGACATTTTGAAGGCGTAGTCACCGTTCTGACGAAGTTGTTTAATATCTGTCAGCCGACAAAAGCTTATTTTGGCTTAAAGGACGCTCAGCAATTGGCTGTAGTCGATGCGCTTATCCAAGATTTTAATTTTCCAATTGAATTAGTCGGTGTTGCGACGATCAGGGAAAACGATGGTCTTGCAAAAAGCAGCAGAAACGTTCGTTTATCCCAGCAGGAGCGCAAGGAGGCCCCTTTTATTCAAAAAGCTCTTAAAAAAGGGAACGGGATGGTGGCGGACGGCACAAAAAATCCTGCACAAATCGTAAAGGAAACGAAGAAGTTTCTTGAAAGCCAAACTCATGGTAGAATAGATTATGTTGAATTATTATCTTATCCAGAGCTCGAGCCAGTAAAGGAGATTGATCGCCAGGTAATCCTTGCGGCTGCGGTGAATTATCAACAAGCGCGACTGATCGATAATGTTATTTTTGACGAGACTGGAACGATTTCACAAGGATAAGAATTCAAGGAGGAAATCACATGTTTCGCACCATGATGAAAGCAAAGATCCACCGTGCACGTGTAACGGAAGCGAATCTAAACTATGTAGGAAGTATAACTATAGATCAGAATTTAATGGATGAAGTCGGAATATTACCCCATGAGAAAGTTCAGATTGTTAATAATAATAATGGGGCAAGACTGGAAACCTACGTCATTCCTGGCGAAAGAGACAGCGGAGTCGTTTGTCTTAATGGAGCTGCGGCAAGACTGGTTCAGCCTGATGATATTGTAATTATTGTTTCCTACGCCATGATTAGTGAAGAAGAATTAGCAGATTTCAGGCCGAAAATTGCGATTATGGGTGAAGGAAACAAAGTACAGGAAATCGTAGAAGAAGAGCCGCCGTTAACCGCTTTGCCAATGTAGAGGTGAATGAAATCTGATGGGGAAAGGATCTTAGCCATAACGGCAAGGTCCTTCCTTTTTGCAAGAAGTGGTAACGAATGAGAGAGGGTTATTTGATGACTAAGTTTGCCATTTTTGATTTAGAAACCACGGGAAATGCTGCTTCTAAAGGAGACCGCATTATAGAGATAGGCATCGTTATACTTCAGGATGGGAAGAAGGTTCAAGAGTTTTCGAGTCTTGTCTATCCTGAAAGGGAAATCCCTCCTTTTATCACCTCATTAACAGGAATAAAAGAGGAAGATGTACTTGATGCCCCTCTCTTTAATGAAATCGCAGAAGAGGTGCACCAATTATTCAATGGTGCGTGCATTGTTGCTCATAATATTGAATTTGATCTCAGTTTTATCAATGAGGAATTCAAGCTGAGCGGGCTGTCTCCATTACATAATCCAGTTGTTGATACGGTTGAATTGGCGAGAATTATGCTGCCGTCCGCATCAAGTTTCAAACTTGGACAGCTCGCCCAGGAATTAGGCATCCTGCATGGCACGCCTCACAGGGCACTGGCAGACGCTCAAGTGACGAGTTCATTACTACAGTATCTGCTTGAGAAAATGAGAAAACTCCCCGAACGAACGCTGATCCACTTACTTAAGGTGGAAAGTAAATTAAAAAGCAATCTTTACGGATTACTCAAGGATGCCATTGACGTTCACCGTTACGAGTCTTCTGATTTCAAAGAGTTTGAGCTGTGGCAAGGCATCCCCGTCCGTCAAGTACCCACCTCCATCCTTTCAAACGCATCTCAGCTGACGGGATTTCAAGAGTGGATCGCTCATGCATATGAGGCTCCAAAAGGCTTGAGCAGCTTGATGAATGATTATGAACCAAGAGAAGGACAAAAAAGAATGTCCCAAGCTGTATATGAGGCTTTCACCCAAAATAAGCATGCGTTTATTGAAGCAGGAGCAGGCGCAGGGAAATCCGTTGCTTATTTGTTAAGTGCCTTGTATTATGCGTGTAATCATAAGGAACGGGTTGTCATAAGCACGCACACTACCAGCCTGCAGCAGCAATTGTTAAAAGAAGAAATTCCAAAAGTCGAGAAGCTTTTTAATCGAAAAGTGAATGCCGCTGTCTTTAAAGGGAAAAGCCACTACATTAGTCTTAGTCACTTCAGTTATGAACTGGAGAGATCCCATCAGGATAATTACGACGAAGCCTTAACGAAAGCCATCCTTCTAGTCTGGCTGACAGAAACAGTGACTGGTGATGCTGACGAAATTCAACTCCCTTCAAGCGGACAGCAATTCTGGCATAAGGTTTCTGCTGAACAAGCAGCCAGAATACCGTCTGTATCATCTGAGCAGTACTCTTTTTACCGGCTCGCTTTAATGAAAGCAGAGCAAGCAGATCTCATTATTACCAATCATTCTCTCTTTTGTATGGATTTAATGAGTGAGGAAGAGAGGTTACCTGAATATGCAAGAGCAGTCATTGACGAGGCTCACCATTTTGAATCCATTGCCAGTCGTCAATTTGGGCTGCAATTCAGTTATACAGAGCTTCAAAGGCAGTTAAGTCAATTCAATGAGCTGTTTCATGTGCAATCCTGGGGACTGACAGGGGAAACCAACCAACTGATTTTCAGTGGAGACGAGTGCAGGCTGGCTATTGAAGGGGCAAAAGAAGAGTTAAATGCTTTTTCGCGCTACATGTTTCAACAGGTGAAACGGCAGAATCAAGGAAAAGCTAAGAGCGATATTGGCAGGATCCAATACCTTCTTCCACAAGCTGAACCACCCGCATTTTTAGAAGTGGCTGCGGAAATGCTTGATCGTTTTACAGCTAAACTTAACCGTTTAAACAGAGGGATTGAACAAATAATAAATCAATTGGAACCACGGATCCTATTGGGAGAGAAAGCAGCTCAAATTATCAGCTCCAGATTTTCCAGTCAAAAGAATTCTTTGGAGAGTTGGCGTAAAAAGCTGAAGGAATATTTTAACTATGATCAAAATCAAGTGAAGTGGATAGAAATTGATGGAGATGGTGCTGCAAATGTAATCTTCTTGTTCAGTGAACCCATGGATTTAGCGGAAAATCTCCAAACTCAGTTATTCATGAAAAAGAAGAGTATTGTATTAACGAGTGCTACTTTAACTACTCACAACAGCTTTAATTACATGAAAGGAAGTATGGGTTTTAACAAAAATGCGCAGCTTCTAGAGCTTTCCATTCCTTCTCCTTATCAGTTTAATGAGCATGTCCAGCTGATGGTTCCTGATGATTTTCCAGATATTAAACAGAATGAAGAAGAATTTATCCTTGCTCTAGGGGAAGCTGTTTATTCGCTTGCCCAAGTGACCAAAGGCAGAATGCTCGTGCTGTTCACTTCTTATACCATGCTTAAAAAGACTTACCAGATATTAAAAGAATGTATTGATCCGGAGGAATTTATGATATTTGCCCAAGGAGTCTCCAGTGGCAGCCGGGAACGCTTGAAAAAGAATTTTCAGGCTTTCGACCAGTCGATCCTGCTAGGTACCAGTTCTTTCTGGGAAGGAGTTGATATCCCGGGGGATGATCTGGCTTGTGTCGTCATCGCCAGGCTTCCTTTTCAACCTCCCGACCAGCCTCTTCAGAAAGTAAGGGATCAACAATTAAAATCAGCTGGACGAAATGGCTTTATGGAACGCTCTCTTCCTCAAGCGATTATCAGATTTAAACAAGGGTTTGGCCGTTTAATAAGGTCAAAGAAAGACCGTGGAATTGTATTCGTATGTGATAAGCGGCTGATGGAAGCTAAATATGGAAAATATTTTCTTTCTTCCATTCCGCAGGTACCTGTTCATTATCAGTCTACTTCACGGTTAATTAAACGGATTGAAAAATGGCTGTAGGAGAATAGAAGAAATTCAACACAACTATCAAAAAACTTTCAGGAACCTGTTATAATTAATAACTAATGAGAAGGGAAAACTCCCCTTCTATCATGGCAGCTTAACAATGGAGGATATCGAGAATGGCGAATAAAATAGAGACTTTATCAACGATACGTATTCAGCACTCTGATGATTTGTATAAAGTGGTCGATACGTTGAACCGTACTTTGAAAGAAGAAAATCTAATGTTTGGACTGGCGCTTGATGAAGAGGACAATGATACAGCAGTCTTCACGATTTACCGTACCTAATTGGCTGAAATGGTTCATAGGTACACTCGTTGTACTCATTCTTTTATTTGGATGTTTCTTTATTTGGATGTATGTACAAATTGAGCAGGACCGAACCAGTCAATTTGACCAGGCCAAAAAAATCGCTGTTGAGAAAACAGATTTAACAAAAGTAGAAGAAATCAGTCGTTATAATGGGGCATCAACCGTACATATTGTACGCGGGCAAACGAATAGTTCTACTAAGTTGACGGTGTTTCTCGATGTGAAGGATAAAAAAATAGTAAAGATACTTCCCGAAGATTCAATCATTTCTTTAAGCCAAATGAAACAAAAATGGGCTTCATCCTGCAATGCATGTCAATTAAAAGATATTCAATTAGGATATGAAGAGAGCAAGCCTGTTTATGAGATCACTTATATTGATAACAAGGACAGATATGTTCTGGATTATTACCTTCCTGATGGAAACAAGTTTCAGCAGCGGTTTGCTTTTAAGAGGACAAATTAATGAAATAGAGGAGTGAAGGAAATAATGAAATTAGCTCAGCGCGTACAGTCTTTAACTCCATCAAGTACGCTCGCAATTACAGCAAAAGCCAAAGCACTGAAAGCAGAAGGACATGATGTGATCGGTCTCGGAGCAGGGGAACCTGATTTTAATACCCCCGAGTATATTTTAGAAGCTGCCAAAAGAGCAATGGACGAAGGTAAGACGAAATACACCCCTTCAGGTGGTGTGCCTGAATTAAAAAATGCCATTGTGGCAAAAATGAAGCGGGACTTGGATTTGGAATACACAAATGAACAAGTCATTGTTACCACAGGTGCCAAACATGCTTTGTTTACCTTATTCCAAGTGCTTCTCGACGAAGGTGATGAGGTGATTGTCCCTGCGCCATACTGGGTCAGTTACCCGGAACAAATTAAACTCGCTGAAGGAAAACCTGTATTCGTGCAGGCTCAGGAAGAAAATCGTTTCAAGATCACTCCTGAACAATTAAAACGAGCGATCACACCTAAAACGAAAGCTGTCATTATTAACTCTCCCAGCAATCCTACAGGAATGATGTATTCCAGAGAAGAACTGGAGGCTATTGGTGAAGTATGTGTCGAAAATGACCTCCTCATCGTTTCCGACGAAATCTATGAGAAATTAATTTATTCACAGGAAGCCCATATATCTATGGCGCAGTTATCGGAGCAGCTTTTTGACCAGACCATTATTATTAATGGTGTATCCAAATCACATTCCATGACTGGTTGGAGAATTGGGTATGCAATAGGAAATAAAGAGGTTATCAAAGCAATGACGAACATGGCTTCCCATTCAACTTCGAACCCGACTTCTGTAGCTCAGTATGCGGCCCTGGCCGCTTATACTTCTTCAGAAGAAGAAGTGATCAAGATGAGAGAAGCGTTTAAAGAGCGTTTAGAAGCTCTTTATGGATGGATGACGGAAATTCCAGGAGTAGAATGCGTAAAACCTTCAGGAGCGTTTTATCTTTTTCCTAATGTGAAAGAAGCGGCTGAAATATGCGGGTTTAATAACGTCGATGATTGGGTGAAGACGCTTTTAGAGAAAGAGAAGGTTGCCCTAGTTCCTGGATCTGGTTTCGGCTCCCCGGAAAATGTCCGTTTATCTTACGCTACTTCTCTGGAACAGCTGAAAGAAGCGGCATCTCGCATTCATAAATTTGTCAAAGAGCATCAATTATAACGTACAGCTGGAGGTATGATTGTGAAAACAACGATTTCGGAAGTATCAAAGCACGTAGGAGAAGAAGTAACCATTGGAGCCTGGATCGCTAACAAGCGGTCCAGCGGTAAAATAGCATTTCTTCAATTAAGAGACGGTACCGGTTTTATGCAGGGGATCGTAGTAAAAGCTGAAATTGGGGACGATAAATTCCAACAAGCAAAGGCCCTTACGCAAGAATCTTCTCTCTATGTAACTGGAAAAATTGTAGAAGACACACGATCACCGCTTGGTTTTGAAATGCAAGTCAATGATTTTGAGGTGATCCATGAAGCTGTTGATTATCCCATTACTCCAAAGGAACATGGAACAGAGTTCCTGATGGACCATAGACATTTATGGCTTCGCTCAAGCCGTCAGCATTCGGTTATGAAAATAAGAAACGAAATCATCCGCGCCACCTATGAGTTCTTTAATAGTCAAGGTTATGTAAAAATTGATCCTCCGATTCTTACCGGTTCAAGCGCGGAAGGAACGACGGAGCTGTTCCGTACGAAATACTTTGAAGAGGACGCTTATTTATCTCAAAGTGGCCAGCTGTACATGGAAGCGGCCGCGATGGCGTTCGGGAAAGTTTTTAGTTTTGGACCTACATTTCGTGCTGAAAAGTCAAAAACAAGAAGACACCTGATTGAGTTTTGGATGATTGAACCTGAAATGGCTTTTATGGATCATAATGACAGTCTGGAAGTTCAGGAACAATACGTCAGCCATGTTGTACAAGCCGTGCTTTCTCATTGTAAGATTGAGCTTGACACACTGGGAAGAGATACGTCTAAGTTATCCAAGATTAAAGCACCGTTTCCTAGAATTACGTATGACGAAGCTGTTCAGCTTTTAAAAGAAAAAGGGTTTACAGATATCGAGTGGGGAGAAGATTTCGGGGCTCCACACGAAACAGCCATTGCAGAAAGCTTCGATAAGCCGGTTTTTATCACAAATTATCCGGCAGATATTAAAGCCTTTTACATGAAACCTGATCCTTCACGCCCTGAAGTGGTCCTATGTGCTGATCTGATAGCCCCAGAAGGATATGGTGAAATCATTGGCGGCTCTCAGCGAATTGATGATCTAGAGCTTATGAAGCAGCGTTACGAAGAACATGGCCTTTCTGGTGATGCGTACCAATGGTATTTACAACTTCGCGAATACGGAAGTGTCCCGCACTCCGGTTTCGGTTTGGGATTGGAAAGAACAGTAGCGTGGCTTTCAGGAGTGGAGCACGTTCGTGAAACCATACCGTTCCCGAGGCTTCTCAATCGTCTATATCCATAAATTCAGAAGCCCGTCTAAAAGACACCGATCGTTCCTTAAGAACGTTATCGGTGTTTTTAGGTTCAAAAAACGAGAAAGATTCAACAGGAATATTAGAAATGAGGTGAGAGTATGCCGAAATACCAAAGCTTCCAAACGATTATGAACCACCAAATTCCATTGCCTGCCCAATTACTAACCAGCTATTTAAAGTTAGGAATGGATGAGAAAGAACTGGCCGTTATTCTCCACATCTACCGTTACCAATGGGAGGACAATGCCTTTCCTACACCTGAGGAACTGGCTGAATGTTTATCTTTTTCTAGTCAGGAATGCTCCAAGCTATTAAGGAGTCTTATTCAGAAACAGTTGTTAACTATTGAAGAGCATAAGGAAGAGGACGTTTTGAAAGAGTGTTATTCCCTTGAGCCTCTGTGGGAGCGGCTTTTTACTTATGCTCCTGTCAAAAGCCAAAGCAGCCAGGAATTTGAAGAAAACATTTTTCCTCTTTTTGAGCAGGAATTCGGAAGGCCATTATCCCCTTTCGAGATTGAAAACATCAATATATGGATTGATGAGGAGGAGCAGCCTCCAGTCTTAATAAAAGCAGCCTTGAGAGAAGCTGTATTAATGGGAAAACTAAACTTCAAATACATTGATCGAATTTTGAGAGAATGGAAACGTAAAGGGATTCATACGGTTGAACAAGCGAGACAGCATGGTAAACAATTTCGTCAAGCTCAAGTGAAGCGGACAGCTCAAGAAGAGCCTTCTCAAAAAAGAGATGTTTCTTTGTACTATAATTGGCTGGAAGAGTAAAGGGGGATTGAAATGCTAAATCGCAAGCAGATTCGCTATTGTTTAGATACGTTTCAAGAAATGTTTCCAGATGCAGAGTGTGAGCTTGTTCATAATAATCCGTTCGAATTACTTGTAGCGGTTGTATTATCTGCCCAAGCCACAGATGCTCTTGTGAACAAAGTCACTCCTGGACTCTTTCAAAAATATAAAGGTCCGGAAGATATTTTGGAAGTGACAGTCGAAGAACTTCAAAATGATATCAAATCCATTGGTTTATATCGTAATAAAGCCAAAAATATTAAAAAGCTGTCAAAAACATTAGTGGAGAAATTTAATGGAGTCGTTCCAGAAACGAAAGAGGAGCTGGAGAGTCTTGCTGGAGTTGGAAGGAAAACAGCAAATGTAGTGGCATCCGTTGCATTTCATGTTCCAGCAATAGCAGTAGATACTCATGTTGAACGTGTATCGAAAAGGCTCGGCTTTTGTAGATGGAAGGATTCAGTACTTGAAGTAGAGAGAACATTAATGAGAAAAATCCCAAAAGAGGAATGGAGCGTTTCGCACCACAGGATGATCTTCTTTGGTCGTTATCATTGTAAGGCTAAACGTCCGGAATGTCCGGAATGCCCGTTGTTATTTTTATGCCGCGAAGGACAAAAACGAATGAATAAAATGAACAAAGCAGCAGAAGGGAAGTAAAAAAACCCGCAACGAAGCTCATGTCTTCATTGCGGGTTTTACTTATCTAATTACGCAGCTTCATCAGAGTTCTGCTCCGTAGAGTTGGAATTACTATTATTCTGATTTGATCCATCGTTACTGCCGTTGTCTGAGTTATTTGAGGAGTCATTTTCGTTATTTTCTCCTCCTTGTCCATCCCCCTCGTCAGGGTTCTGCCCTTCATCAGGATTCTGCCCTTCATCAGGATTCTGTCCTTCATCAGGGTTCTGTCCTTCATCCGGGTTCTGCCCCTCATCAGGGTTCTGTCCTTCATCCGGGTTCTGCCCTTCATCAGGGTTCTGTCCTTCATCAGGGTTTTCTTCTTCTCCAGGAAGATCTACCGATACAGAGGCAGGATCACTGCTTTCTGCCGAATCATCGTCGCTTACGGCCGTCACTGTAAACTCATAAGTGGATCCTGGCTGGATCATAGATACATCAAGGCTTTTATCTTTCGTAGTTGTAAGTTCCCGTTGATCTCTTCCATCCACAGAAACGGTAACCCTGAAGGACACCCCTTCTTTATCAGGGTAATCCCATTTCACTTGAATAGAGCCAGAGTCTTCATTGTATTTAGCAGATAAAGACTCGACCGGATTCAGTTTCTGGAATTGGTTTGAAACCTCAGAAGGCATATTATCTACATGGAACAATTCTTTTACAATCTGGCTGTCTGGTGTGTAATCACTTGGCAGTTTAGCAGGGTTTGACCCTTTTTCAACGCCTACCCATTTGACTGTATCAGGCTTTGTAAAGTCTTTTGTATCCTTGCCTTCAGAGATTTGTGACATCACATTTTTAAACAGCTGCTTCGGAATGCCCTGCATGCCTGATGTTAAATTCTCGTCTGGATCACTGTATCCTGTCCAAATGGAAACGGAATAATTCGTCGTATAACCATCAAACCATGAATCCGGAGTAACAGTGCTGCCACCGGAAGCGTCTCTGTTAGTAGTTCCGGTTTTACCTGCAACAGGAAGACCCGAGATATTTGCACTCGTCCCTGTACCTTCTGACATGACCGTTTTTAACATCGAAGTAATCATGTAGGCAGTGTAACTATTCATAGCAGAATGGGGTTCTGGTTTTAAACTGTGACTCTCGCCGTTTACTTCAACCTTTCTAACCGAATAAGGTTCATTGTAAACTCCTTCATTCCCAAAGGCTGCATAGGTAGCTGACATTTGAAGGGGAGACACTCCTGTTCCAGAACCTCCAATAGCGTCTGATAGACGAATAGTATCATCTTTAAAATTAATACCTAAGCCTTCGGCAAACTTTTTGGAACGATCAAGTCCAATCTCGTTCAGTGTTTTGACTGCAGGTACGTTTAAAGAACGGCTGAGTGCATAGCGGGCGCTTACCCATCCGTAGTGCTGGCCGTTATAGTTCTCAGGCTTATAGCCGTTTATATCAATCTCTTCGTCATTGATTTGGTGATAAGTGGACCATTTTTCATTTTGAATAGCAGGTCCGTAAGCAGTAATCGGTTTAAAGGTGGAACCGGGCTGGCGTTTTATATCTGTTCCGAAATTATAGTTTCCTTCTTTATAATTTCTGCCGCCTCCTATGGCTCGAATCGCCCCCGTCTGAGTGTCAGTTACCGCGATTCCAGATTGTAAATTTTCATCCGGCCATGAAATTGGTCCTTCGTTACTCAAGGATTGCTGAACAATTTGCTGAGCTTTAGGGTCAAGCGTCGTATAGATTTTCAGTCCATCTTTATAAATGTCTGCGCCATCCATTTTTTGTTTAACTTCTTTTTCAACTCGATCGATGAATGCTTTATAAGGCGTATCTTTTTCCTTGTTCTGCTTCACTAGCAAATCTTCAATCTTCGTTTTCTTTGCCTTATCCGCTTCTTTTTGTGAGATCTTGCCATGTTGAACCATAAGACTAAGTACGGTGTTCATCCGTTTCTTTGCAAGGTCCGGGTGCTTCGTTGGGTCATAGCCGGATGGACGTTGAGGAAGTCCGGCCAATAGAGCTGCTTGTGGAAGTGTCAGTTTTTTCAGTTCATCAACGCCAAAATAAGTTTTGGCTGCCTCTGAAACACCGTAAGCACCTGAGCCATAATAAATCTTGTTTAAGTACATTTCCAATATCCGTTCTTTGGAATAATCCTGATCCAATTTAATGGCGAGGTACTGCTCCTGCACTTTTCTTTCTAGAGTTTTCTTATCAGTGAGAAAGGATTTTTTTACAACCTGCTGGGTAATCGTACTGGCTCCTTCTGCACCGAATCCACCTGTGATGTTTGCCCAAACGGCTGCTAATATTCTTTTAAAATCAATCCCCATGTGGGAAAAGAACCGCGAATCCTCTGTAGCAATAACGGCATCAACGAGAACAGGCGGCAGATCATTATAAGTGACTTTTGTTCTGCGTTCGGCACCTGCTAAGTCAGTGATGAGATTGTCATTCATATCATATACTTTTGATGAAAACGGATCGGATAATTGCGATTCATCCAAAGCGGGGGCGGTTGAAATATAATAAGCAAATAAACTTCCTACCCCTATAAAGAGGACGAGTCCTATAGTTATCAAGATCATCATTATTTTTTTAAATTTAGATCCACTTTTGCCTTTTTTAGAGCTATTCATTTGTTTCCTTCTCGCTGTACGAGACTGGCTGTCGTTTGCCATTTACATTTCCTCCAATTCAGAAATAGAGCTTATCCAATACAGACGCATAATTGACTCGCGCCTGGAAATGGAAGGGGATTAAGTGTCCTTCTTCACAAATGTATGAATAAGGTATGGATTTACGTCCCCCTTGAAATTGGTCGTCCCAGAATGTGAAAAGTTTCGTTCCTTCCAGAAAGTATATTTCTTCCAGGGGAGTAAACTTAATAATCAAGAAGCATACTCCTCCATGCTGAAGGACGGCTTTCATGTGGTCAATCTGGTGCTGATGAATATTGCTTAAAGGAAAAGAATTCTTATTTCTCGTTTCCTTCGCCTCAAAATCCACATACAACCCTCGGTAAACTCCATTAAAGTCTGTCGTGGAAGCCTGCTTAAAATAGGCTTCCTTAATCACAGCTGCACTTCTTTTCGGGTAATCCACATTGACGATTTGCACGGGTGTCGGCTTTTTATGAACGACCGCCATTTTTGCTTGTAAATAATAGTCGTTAGTAGCCATAATATCATCTTCCAGTGACATTCCCCGGTTACCATATCCTGAACTTGTCGGTTTGTTTTTCGCGGGAAAGTGCTTTTGCACTTCTTTCCTTCCATTGGGATAGTTCATTCATCATCCCTCCCTGTTGCCATGAGAGTATCATACCAAAAAATTAGCGCTAAAGATAATATAAAATCATCCTCTAATAAAACGAAAGAAAAGGTGGAAAGGTTTCATTTTATTATAGTACGATACCCATTTGATGACCAGAATAACAAAAAACAAACAGATTTAT
This Halobacillus salinarum DNA region includes the following protein-coding sequences:
- a CDS encoding biotin--[acetyl-CoA-carboxylase] ligase, producing the protein MESTRKQLINILEKQKEHISGQELSDQLNISRTAIWKHMNELKKDGYQIEAVQRKGYKIISYPDKISENTLQWGLETSWIGKELHHYDQVESTQAIAHRMAKQGKPHGTVIVADEQVKGKGRMSRPWHSPKGKGIWMSLLLRPELAPIQAPQLTLLAATVLAELISHYSELDPKIKWPNDILVNHKKISGILTEMQAEQDQIQYVVLGIGINVNQEEDEIPEEIRHKASSLKIESNKTWEVQTVIQHILRLFEQTYDQYLDSGFEHVKSIWEHYGYRIGEEVKISTMKRSWKAFLVGIEPDGALLARDDSGNEEKLYSAEIHWGEGGYHA
- the dinG gene encoding ATP-dependent DNA helicase DinG translates to MTKFAIFDLETTGNAASKGDRIIEIGIVILQDGKKVQEFSSLVYPEREIPPFITSLTGIKEEDVLDAPLFNEIAEEVHQLFNGACIVAHNIEFDLSFINEEFKLSGLSPLHNPVVDTVELARIMLPSASSFKLGQLAQELGILHGTPHRALADAQVTSSLLQYLLEKMRKLPERTLIHLLKVESKLKSNLYGLLKDAIDVHRYESSDFKEFELWQGIPVRQVPTSILSNASQLTGFQEWIAHAYEAPKGLSSLMNDYEPREGQKRMSQAVYEAFTQNKHAFIEAGAGAGKSVAYLLSALYYACNHKERVVISTHTTSLQQQLLKEEIPKVEKLFNRKVNAAVFKGKSHYISLSHFSYELERSHQDNYDEALTKAILLVWLTETVTGDADEIQLPSSGQQFWHKVSAEQAARIPSVSSEQYSFYRLALMKAEQADLIITNHSLFCMDLMSEEERLPEYARAVIDEAHHFESIASRQFGLQFSYTELQRQLSQFNELFHVQSWGLTGETNQLIFSGDECRLAIEGAKEELNAFSRYMFQQVKRQNQGKAKSDIGRIQYLLPQAEPPAFLEVAAEMLDRFTAKLNRLNRGIEQIINQLEPRILLGEKAAQIISSRFSSQKNSLESWRKKLKEYFNYDQNQVKWIEIDGDGAANVIFLFSEPMDLAENLQTQLFMKKKSIVLTSATLTTHNSFNYMKGSMGFNKNAQLLELSIPSPYQFNEHVQLMVPDDFPDIKQNEEEFILALGEAVYSLAQVTKGRMLVLFTSYTMLKKTYQILKECIDPEEFMIFAQGVSSGSRERLKKNFQAFDQSILLGTSSFWEGVDIPGDDLACVVIARLPFQPPDQPLQKVRDQQLKSAGRNGFMERSLPQAIIRFKQGFGRLIRSKKDRGIVFVCDKRLMEAKYGKYFLSSIPQVPVHYQSTSRLIKRIEKWL
- the panB gene encoding 3-methyl-2-oxobutanoate hydroxymethyltransferase; protein product: MLNRTKLLTMKEKKEKIAMITAYDYPSALMAEKSGADMILVGDSLGNVVLGYDSTIPVTLDDMIHHGKAVRRGAPDTYMVVDMPFMTYHVSVEDALLNARRLYQETRAEALKVEGSGEVLEVVSRMTQAGIPVVGHLGLTPQSVNVLGGYRVQGKDKQTAKTLLDEAKAVEAAGAIALVMECVPRQLAAVISEKLEIPVIGIGAGKECDGQVLVYHDILQYGSDKLPKFVKTYIDSNHLLGEAVESYVKDVKSEAFPEEQHTFTMDPSLLEDIEGES
- a CDS encoding YpmA family protein, which produces MANKIETLSTIRIQHSDDLYKVVDTLNRTLKEENLMFGLALDEEDNDTAVFTIYRT
- the panC gene encoding pantoate--beta-alanine ligase; its protein translation is MQVIHKIEKMQRTSSEYFMNGKTIGFVPTMGYLHEGHLQLIKEARKQNDIVILSIFVNPLQFGAGEDLDTYPRDEERDMQLAEENGVDVVFLPSRDTMYPQPLSLSISVDKRADVLCGRSRPGHFEGVVTVLTKLFNICQPTKAYFGLKDAQQLAVVDALIQDFNFPIELVGVATIRENDGLAKSSRNVRLSQQERKEAPFIQKALKKGNGMVADGTKNPAQIVKETKKFLESQTHGRIDYVELLSYPELEPVKEIDRQVILAAAVNYQQARLIDNVIFDETGTISQG
- the panD gene encoding aspartate 1-decarboxylase: MFRTMMKAKIHRARVTEANLNYVGSITIDQNLMDEVGILPHEKVQIVNNNNGARLETYVIPGERDSGVVCLNGAAARLVQPDDIVIIVSYAMISEEELADFRPKIAIMGEGNKVQEIVEEEPPLTALPM